The genome window CAATGTGGCTTCCGATTGAAATGTAGCATGTAACAGTTTCAGTGACTATAGTGCGTTTTCCTCTTCTGCCTGTTTGCAGGTCTGCAGTCTGGGTTTGTAACTCTGCCCCGCCTCTCTCGCCTCGACAGACAGTTTCAAGATGGAGACCTCCAGAAAGGCTCTTTAGCAGAAAGCGGAGGCCTCAAAATGACCCGCTCAGACTCCCTCTCCTCGTTCACCGTGGACCTCGGCCCGTCCCTTATGACTGAGGTACTGAGCTTGATTGACAACCAGAGCTGCTTTCAGAAGTTCAACTCCAGACACACAGCATGTGAGGAagaggctgcagaggaagaggaagaagacgacgacAGCTCTCTGACAGAAACGCCCGTGCAGACCCCTGGGCCGACTTCGCCCAACCCCTCTATGGGCAGCGGGTCCTACATCAGGGGCGGGAACTCGGGGACGGGGTCCCCGAGGACACCGAACGAGTTCGCCGGGTCTCCTCAGAGAGTCGAGCCTGCGATTGAGGCCGAAAGGTTCCAGAGGGCAGCTGACGTGCTGGCTCGTCATTACGGCGGAGGGTCCTTCACAAAGGGAACGAGGAAGAGCGACGACACAGCGTCTCCTGCACCTTCCCAAAGCCGCAAAACCCCACATGCCTTtaccgaggaggaggaagagattaAAGTTTAGACGGTGAAAGTATCCCTGAAGGAGAGCTGTGACTCTATTGACCTGATAAAGCTGTGGAGGCCTCTGGTGGCCTGAGGCCAGGATTCATGTGATTCTGATCAAAGACCAGATCCTGCTACTGATTCCTgaacctgacctttgaccttccccCTGTCTGCA of Gasterosteus aculeatus chromosome 11, fGasAcu3.hap1.1, whole genome shotgun sequence contains these proteins:
- the cdc42ep1b gene encoding cdc42 effector protein 1b, encoding MSMGKLPGIKGLVSGSQGKRRFKSELSVDMIGPPLADFRHTMHVGRGGEVFGDTSFLSSFGGVGEPGSPDSASSRTSRFFTRTFGHVRKNSVPRPRGGSRDLSSAPPDVSPIIKNAISLPQLNVDSPNGCLQRVLFSSSISSTDESLCTYGLQSGFVTLPRLSRLDRQFQDGDLQKGSLAESGGLKMTRSDSLSSFTVDLGPSLMTEVLSLIDNQSCFQKFNSRHTACEEEAAEEEEEDDDSSLTETPVQTPGPTSPNPSMGSGSYIRGGNSGTGSPRTPNEFAGSPQRVEPAIEAERFQRAADVLARHYGGGSFTKGTRKSDDTASPAPSQSRKTPHAFTEEEEEIKV